One stretch of Lagenorhynchus albirostris chromosome 13, mLagAlb1.1, whole genome shotgun sequence DNA includes these proteins:
- the LOC132531151 gene encoding uncharacterized protein LOC132531151 produces the protein MLPSRPPLASHPASSPAFSRSGRAPPPTRRVPGSKHELDSWPARRRRLARPALGRARSCPTTPGAGTRAGGEQGDPRLSGRQARHLPACAVRRPQCACPARPERSQTQTRARRPEPEKSRRAESAERMAKEKEDMEQEFQTKGTGREERGSRDNTVVASEFSTLKVSTLFRKVMRHEDKHLAGKECRRDGRMQKEERWHGGRNRRTWTGASPASTLISLTGKHLNP, from the exons ATGCTGCCCAGCCGGCCGCCTCTCGCCTCGCACCCCGCGAGCTCTCCCGCCTTCTCCCGCTCGGGTCGGGCGCCGCCCCCGACCCGCCGGGTCCCGGGGTCCAAGCACGAACTGGACTCCTGGCCTGCCCGGAGGCGCCGCCTGGCTAGGCCGGCCCTCGGACGGGCGCGCAGCTGCCCCACGACCCCGGGAGCTGGAACGCGGGCGGGAGGAGAGCAGGGTGACCCACGGCTCTCAGGACGCCAGGCCCGCCATCTTCCCGCATGCGCAGTGCGCCGCCCCCAGTGCGCATGCCCGGCGCGGCCGGAGCGCTCCCAAACACAGACCCGCGCCCGAAGGCCGGAGCCCGAGAAGTCCCGGAGAGCGGAGTCCGCGGAAAGGATGGCGAAGGAAAAGGAAGACATGGAGCAGGAATTCCAGACGAAGGGAACGGGGCGAGAGGAAAGAGGCAGCCGGGACAACACTGTGGTCGCCTCGGAATTCTCGACACTAAAG GTCAGTACCCTTTTTAGGAAGGTGATGAGGCACGAGGACAAACACTTGGCGGGAAAGGAGTGTCGTAGAGATGGAAGGATGCAGAAAGAGGAGAGGTGGCACGGAGGAAGGAACAGACGAACCTGGACTGGAGCAAGTCCTGCATCCACCCTTATTAGCCTCACTGGCAAGCATCTTAACCCTTAG
- the E2F6 gene encoding transcription factor E2F6 isoform X3, protein MSQQRPARKLPSLLVDPAEETVRRRCRDPINVEGLLPSKIRINLEDNVQYVSMRKALKVKRPRFDVSLVYLTRKFMDLVRSAPGGILDLNKVATKLGVRKRRVYDITNVLDGIDLVEKKSKNHIRWIGSDLSNFGAVPQQKKLQEELSDLSAMEDALDELIKDCAQQLFKLTDDKENERLAYVTYQDIHSIQAFHEQIVIAVKAPAETRLDVPAPREMFPVSLLGLYHGPYQEHSGAYRCLSV, encoded by the exons ATGAGTCAGCAGCGGCCGGCGCGGAAGCTGCCCAGCCTGCTCGTGGACCCGGCGGAGGAGACGGTGCGGCGCCGCTGCCGAGACCCCATCAACGTGGAGGGCCTGCTG CCATCAAAAATAAGGATTAATTTAGAAGATAATGTACAATATGTGTCCATGAGAA AAGCTCTAAAAGTGAAGAGACCTCGTTTTGATGTATCACTGGTTTATTTAACTCGAAAATTTATGGATCTTGTCAGATCTGCTCCTGGGGGTATTCTTGACTTAAACAAGGTTGCAACAAAACTAGGCGTACGAAAACGAAGAGTGTATGACATCACCAATGTTCTGGATGGAATTGATCTGGTTGAAAAGAAGTCTAAGAACCATATTCGATGGAT agggTCTGATCTGAGCAATTTTGGAGCAGTGCCCCAACAGAAGAAGCTGCAGGAAGAACTTTCTGATTTATCGGCGATGGAGGACGCTCTGGATGAGTTAATTAAGGATTGTGCTCAGCAGCTGTTCAAGTTAACAGAcgacaaagaaaatgaaag ACTAGCATATGTGACGTATCAAGATATTCATAGCATTCAAGCCTTCCATGAACAGATTGTAATTGCAGTTAAGGCTCCGGCAGAAACCAGGTTGGATGTTCCAGCGCCCAGAGAA ATGTTTCCTGTGTCTTTGCTAGGACTCTATCACGGTCCATATCAGGAGCACTCAGGGGCCTATCGATGTTTATCTGTGTGA
- the E2F6 gene encoding transcription factor E2F6 isoform X1 has translation MSQQRPARKLPSLLVDPAEETVRRRCRDPINVEGLLPSKIRINLEDNVQYVSMRKALKVKRPRFDVSLVYLTRKFMDLVRSAPGGILDLNKVATKLGVRKRRVYDITNVLDGIDLVEKKSKNHIRWIGSDLSNFGAVPQQKKLQEELSDLSAMEDALDELIKDCAQQLFKLTDDKENERLAYVTYQDIHSIQAFHEQIVIAVKAPAETRLDVPAPREDSITVHIRSTQGPIDVYLCEVEQSHPSSNVSDGVGASSSESRHPEQPAPEKEENPPQQSEELLEPCSSIKGDLLLTMS, from the exons ATGAGTCAGCAGCGGCCGGCGCGGAAGCTGCCCAGCCTGCTCGTGGACCCGGCGGAGGAGACGGTGCGGCGCCGCTGCCGAGACCCCATCAACGTGGAGGGCCTGCTG CCATCAAAAATAAGGATTAATTTAGAAGATAATGTACAATATGTGTCCATGAGAA AAGCTCTAAAAGTGAAGAGACCTCGTTTTGATGTATCACTGGTTTATTTAACTCGAAAATTTATGGATCTTGTCAGATCTGCTCCTGGGGGTATTCTTGACTTAAACAAGGTTGCAACAAAACTAGGCGTACGAAAACGAAGAGTGTATGACATCACCAATGTTCTGGATGGAATTGATCTGGTTGAAAAGAAGTCTAAGAACCATATTCGATGGAT agggTCTGATCTGAGCAATTTTGGAGCAGTGCCCCAACAGAAGAAGCTGCAGGAAGAACTTTCTGATTTATCGGCGATGGAGGACGCTCTGGATGAGTTAATTAAGGATTGTGCTCAGCAGCTGTTCAAGTTAACAGAcgacaaagaaaatgaaag ACTAGCATATGTGACGTATCAAGATATTCATAGCATTCAAGCCTTCCATGAACAGATTGTAATTGCAGTTAAGGCTCCGGCAGAAACCAGGTTGGATGTTCCAGCGCCCAGAGAA GACTCTATCACGGTCCATATCAGGAGCACTCAGGGGCCTATCGATGTTTATCTGTGTGAAGTGGAGCAGAGCCACCCAAGCAGTAACGTGTCGGACGGTGTCGGCGCCTCTTCATCTGAAAGCAGACATCCAGAGCAGCCCGCCCCTGAGAAAG aagaaaacccTCCACAGCAAAGTGAAGAACTGCTTGAA CCTTGCTCTTCAATCAAAGGGGATCTTTTACTTACGATGAGTTAG
- the E2F6 gene encoding transcription factor E2F6 isoform X2 produces the protein MSQQRPARKLPSLLVDPAEETVRRRCRDPINVEGLLPSKIRINLEDNVQYVSMRKALKVKRPRFDVSLVYLTRKFMDLVRSAPGGILDLNKVATKLGVRKRRVYDITNVLDGIDLVEKKSKNHIRWIGSDLSNFGAVPQQKKLQEELSDLSAMEDALDELIKDCAQQLFKLTDDKENERLAYVTYQDIHSIQAFHEQIVIAVKAPAETRLDVPAPREDSITVHIRSTQGPIDVYLCEVEQSHPSSNVSDGVGASSSESRHPEQPAPEKEENPPQQSEELLEVSN, from the exons ATGAGTCAGCAGCGGCCGGCGCGGAAGCTGCCCAGCCTGCTCGTGGACCCGGCGGAGGAGACGGTGCGGCGCCGCTGCCGAGACCCCATCAACGTGGAGGGCCTGCTG CCATCAAAAATAAGGATTAATTTAGAAGATAATGTACAATATGTGTCCATGAGAA AAGCTCTAAAAGTGAAGAGACCTCGTTTTGATGTATCACTGGTTTATTTAACTCGAAAATTTATGGATCTTGTCAGATCTGCTCCTGGGGGTATTCTTGACTTAAACAAGGTTGCAACAAAACTAGGCGTACGAAAACGAAGAGTGTATGACATCACCAATGTTCTGGATGGAATTGATCTGGTTGAAAAGAAGTCTAAGAACCATATTCGATGGAT agggTCTGATCTGAGCAATTTTGGAGCAGTGCCCCAACAGAAGAAGCTGCAGGAAGAACTTTCTGATTTATCGGCGATGGAGGACGCTCTGGATGAGTTAATTAAGGATTGTGCTCAGCAGCTGTTCAAGTTAACAGAcgacaaagaaaatgaaag ACTAGCATATGTGACGTATCAAGATATTCATAGCATTCAAGCCTTCCATGAACAGATTGTAATTGCAGTTAAGGCTCCGGCAGAAACCAGGTTGGATGTTCCAGCGCCCAGAGAA GACTCTATCACGGTCCATATCAGGAGCACTCAGGGGCCTATCGATGTTTATCTGTGTGAAGTGGAGCAGAGCCACCCAAGCAGTAACGTGTCGGACGGTGTCGGCGCCTCTTCATCTGAAAGCAGACATCCAGAGCAGCCCGCCCCTGAGAAAG aagaaaacccTCCACAGCAAAGTGAAGAACTGCTTGAAGTGAGCAATTGA